The Apium graveolens cultivar Ventura chromosome 10, ASM990537v1, whole genome shotgun sequence nucleotide sequence AATTAAGATCCTGGCGGTTGATAAAATTATCACTACAGATCAAGCAAATGAGAGAAGAAAAATCTTTTATGGTTGTCTGCCTCGAATACTAGTACATTTGTATGTTAATGAGGTTCAGAAAATGTTGACTAGACGGAAAATGTTTGTTTGCACTTTGCAGACGTGGCTGTCGACTCGGATTAGAAGTACTACGTTACATGGGCaacaaaaaaaaaacttaaaatcGCAATTAAATTACCACTTTGAAGTGGTGTTGGCAATGAGAACAGGGGAGAAGTGTTGTCAGTTGTTCTATCATTTTTGAAACAACACGTTGAGTTGTGCCATAAAAGTAACACCCCTGTTCAAGTATACTTGAAAGCAAACTTACTTGGTCACTTTTACATAATCATTTTCTTTATTTGTTAAATTATTCTATCACAATTTCTGAAAGTCTTACAACTCCCAACACTCCTTCCTGACCGCAACACTCCTTCCTGAAAGTCTTACAACAACCTCTAACATGTTTTACTTTTATACTTGGATAACTAACACTGCTCGCTGATGTACATCCAGCTTCGTCCGTTGAATGATGGCCGCAACAACTATTCACTATGCTCTTCAGTTCGTCCTCTGTGACGTAGTCTTTTGCATGCTCATTGGTGTGTCGGTCAGCACCTGGAGAACTGATAGGTCGATGATCATCATCTAAACGTTCATGGCTTATGGTACTGGACTCTTGATGGTGGCAATGACTTGTGTGTTTAATTGTTTTACAAGGTTTCGGCTCATGCTCTGAATGGTTTGTTGAGCAACATCCATGTCCTCTGGCAACTGAATCAATACATTTTTCTTCTTCATGTGAATGTACAATGTCACATATACCATGGTTCGTTTGTGTTTCCTCTTCATATTTGTCACCCTGCTCACAACAACCATGATTGACATGCTTTACGTGTTCTACTTTTTCAAGCCTGTCATCATATTCACAGCAACCATCTGTTTCAGCAGATTTGGAGAGTGGCTTGATCTCCCCACATGATTTTGGGCTCATAGATCCACACTGATGCTTTGGAGAATTAAGATGAGGAATGCACTTTGTCTCAACTTGGTTGGCAGAGCAACAATGTTGGTGACACGGGGATTTTGACTCGGAAATGGCTACATTATGTTGTACTCCGCGAGTTTGATGAGCATCAAGTTTACAACAACCTTGGTCTTTAGCCAAGGACGTCTTCCTGTTGATCCCACAAGAAACTGAACTGACGGCCTTGGAGTGACTCTGCGAAGAACATCTTTTGTGTACATGTTTCTTCACAGGTTTAGTACTGGAGCAGCAATGCTTGTGGCTATGAGCATTCCTCCTTTTATGAGCAAAAATAGAGGACTTGAAACACCCTTTACCATGGTTGTCTTCATGTGCTAAGAGTAACATGCTATTACAGATAACTAGTAAGCACGTCCCTGCATCTGCAAGAACAGCAGCCCAAACAAGCGGATGCCCCATGATAGCCAGAACTACTATAGCAGTCTTGGTGATAATTGACAGAAATATGTTCTCAAGGATTTTTACTTTTGTTTTTCTTGCAAGTCTAACAGCTTGTGGTATCTTTCTAATATCATTTGACATGAGAATTATATTCCCGGTTTCCATTGCCAGTGCTGAACCAGAAATTCCCATGGAAATACCAATATCTGCAGTGGCTAATGCTGCAGCATCATTTAGGCCATCTCCAATCATCGCAGTGGCTGATTCATGCTGGAAATCCTTGATGATTCTTGCCTTGTCTTCAGGTAGAAGTTCCGCATGGACAAGTTCCAGAGCGCCACCAATCTGAAAATGAGTACAATGGTATTCTTTAttagaacagttaaataaaaGATAGTAAAACACAATGCTACACATAAGGAAGCTAACATGTTTGATTTTTTTGCAGATAGTAACAAAATAATTGATGTAAGTTGATGACTCGACAATTTTCAAAAGGTGCTGTATTAGGATAACCTGATCTTGTGCATGCTTCGCTGCTGCTTGATGATCTCCTGTAAGCATAGCTGATTTTATTCCCATAGATTTGAGCTCTTGGATGGCCTCTTTGACTCCAGTTCGACAAACATCAGACAGGCTGAAAATTCCAGCAAGAGAAGACCCTGAGAATATGTATCCAATGGACTTCCCTTCCATTTCATCATCTCCTATGATTGGTACTGAAATGTTCAAATGTCTAACCGGGATTATGACCAAACAAGATTAAAGGGCGCTAAAGAAGAGTTGAAATAATTAATATGAACTTTATGAAGTCAAAGTTATATATAATATGAAGCTTTCTTACATGTTGCACATCCTGCTCGAATAGCAATTCTTTTGTTTCCAACATATATATCTTTCCCATCAATCTTTCCACAAATTCCTTCTCCTGGAAAGTTATGGAACTCCTCAACATCATCTGGCTTGGGCTCAACAGAATTAGACTTTGCATATTCAACTAATGCCTCTGCCATTGGATGACTTGACTTGCTCTCGATGCTTGCAACCCTAAACGATATTTAAATGTATAAATATCAAGTGAAGATTTATCGCTTTGAGCATTTCATTAGTAGTAGTGAAAGTGGTTTGTGTTTGTTGCATTTAATCTATTTATGGAAACTTCGACGGGTAGGTGTATTTTTATTTACCAGTACAGTAGCTTGTGCAAGGTAATATTATCATCCTGCAAAAGCGGTTTGAAATCTGCAACAACAAACTCCCCTGTGGTAATTGTACCCGTTTTATCAAATGCCATGATCTTAACTTTAGCCAGAGTTTCAAGATGTTCTGCTCCTTTGACAAGAAGACCTGATTTAGCTGCATTTGAAAGCGCACAGAAGGCAGCAACTGGGGTGGAGAGGACAAGTGCACAAGGACACGCGCTCACCAAAACAACCAACGCCAAGCGATACCACTCACTTAAATCGTGAGCTCTTATTGCAGAGGGAACGATTACTAAGCAGAGAGCTATAGCTATAATAACTGTCAAATTACAAAATTAGACAGTCGAATGTATTTGAGTAAATACTTCATCCATTGAGAATAGCACTTCCCCGCTAAATAATTATAAAGTTGAAGAAACTTACGCGGGGTGTAATATTTTGTGCATTTGTCAACGATTCTTTGGGTTTTTGATTTATTCTTTTGAGCCTCTTCAACAAGGTTTGCCATCCTAGCTACCACAGAATCTTCAGCTAGAGCAGTAGTTTTAACACTCAAATAACCTAAAAAAATTAGTTGTTTAGATGAAAACAGGGGAAAAAGGTACTTTAGTTGTGACATATATTCATATTTAAAAATAGTTAATATGTGTAGTATACAATATTTACCATTTAGATTAATGGTGCCGGCCCAAACAGTGGAGTCAATTTGTTTTGAAACAGGAAAAGATTCGCCTGTTAAAGTTTTCTCGTCGACATCACAATTTCCTTGTACAACAACTCCATCAATGGGGATTACATCACCGGGCTTAATAGAGAGAATTGTGTTGAGCTGGACTTGATCAGCATTCACTCGTTCCCCGGTTTCAGCAATAACTGCAGTTTGAGGGACTATGTTTGCTAGTGATGACATAGCAGAAGTAGCCCTGTGACTTGCCTTTGACTCCAGCCATTGAGCAAATGTGAACAAGAAAACTATTGTGCCCGCTTCCAAGTAGTCTTTTAGCACAATTGATCCAGCAACTGCAGATACCAAAACAGTTCAGCTTCTGGTAACCCTTTGTGTATCATTTCTAGTCAAATATGCGTACATGTGTTGTTCAAGTGTATGCGCTAGTGTGATATTTGTAGTTGATTTCACAATTTAATATTTGTAAGACTGATTGGAACCAAAAAATTctcaagaaaaatatttttaatttgttGTGATGGCGGCACTCATGTCTCTACTCTACTCACATTTCTATAGAAACTTAACACTTTCATTTCTATACCGTGGTGAATTGAAATCAGAAATGTGGTCCTTCcgtataatatttttttaaaaatatgaaaCATAGTTAGGAAATTCGAAACTTTGGGAGAAATTGTAAACAGAAAATCTAACTGGAAAAAGACGTTTAAATTGTTTACTACTAGCTATCAAGTTCAAATCTCCTGGAAAGTACTTCCCTTAAGGAAAGGCAGGTTTTGCCAATGTGTTTCCAGTAGTAATGGCTTTATACAATCAACGGGTATATAAATTTTTTCTTAAGGGAGGATTATGAGAAGGCATCctaatatttttaatttctaaaaaaggcatttttataatttctttttcaaaaaACTTCAATACTGAAAAACGTCAAAAAAAATTGTGGGGACGCAGTGTCGGGTGCGCCTTACTACCATGTGCTTCTGCATACACTAATGTTAAAATGTGAAAACAAGGAGACAAACAAATTAAGCAAATTACGTGATAAAGTCGGCAGGCATGGGGAGATGAACATAGGTGGCTAAAGTGTCCACATTGCATAATTTGCAATGTTAATCCACTAGTTTTTGTTAAGACTAAGTGGTAACAATTGATTGATAATTTGATTCATGTAGCAGTAATTTAGTTATTAGTTGCATATATAGCTTACTTGTCTGTAATGTAAGAAGAAAAAGCAGTATATTTTTAAACAAACAAACAAAATGGGAAGTACCTGTGATAAGGACAAGAATGTTGATGTTAGTGAGGTTGCAGTTGCGTAAAGCAGCAACGGCTTTGAAGAAAATGGGGAAGATAGCAAGTGCCACAGCTGCGAGACCCAGGTAACGTAGAGGATGATATATGTGTTGGAGTATAAAAGTTAACACTACCATTAATCCTGAACCTACTACAAACGGGCTTGGCCATCtcttcttattcttattcttcttcTTATTACTTTCCCCTCCTCCAGCTTTGTCTTTCACGCTTGCTTCCAATCCTGATTTGTTCAGTGCGTTCACTGCAATTACACACCATTTTCATACCAAATATTAATAAATCGGGTTTTCTAATATGTGCCCAAGTGCACACAATAAACACTAACTCCCGTGAGTTGAGTTTGGTGCATCATCTCATCATAATGGACCCTGCATTTACAACAACTCCACCAATAAAAATGCACCAAATTCATGGGAGTTGGTGTTTATTGTGTGTCCTTGGATTGTGTGCCCTTGGACACACGTTAGAAAAACCGTTAATAAATTAACCACTCACAACTTAACTTTTGGAAATTCCATgttctttaaaaaaaattgattaattttttaaaaaaatattctcTATTTCACATTCATTTCTCAACATTTTATAATATCACTATCAATTctttttgtttcagaaataataaatttttataatatacAAACAAACTACATTCACTCATGATCCGGTACTCTATTCCACTATATTCAATATATACATAAAAAATTAATCAATCCTATCATTTTAcccattttttattttttatttctatATCATACTTTTTCTTAATTTTTGTGGCGGGCCCCAAGAATTTAAGGGGACCGAGGGAGTAACAACCAGTGCTGCTAATGTCTTTAGTGGGGTAGAGTTTACTGGGGGCAGAGGATACGCCGAAAGGTGGGGCCATTGTAATGAATACTAGAACACCATACAATACAACCCATTATGAAAGAGCTAAAGATGTACACTCAAACTATGTCATCAATCCCTTTCACTTTACATGTGTATTCCATCACCCACTTCCCATGGATCCCATTACTCTTATACATATACACTACAGATGGTACAATTTTTTCATATATATTGATTAATCTACACTTTGTAAACATCACAAATTATATCGCAAATGAACTAAGATGATCTAGCTTCGCCGAGTTTGAAGGGAAGGGTTGGTTGAGTGATCGAGGTTTTAATTTCGATCAGTCGTGAGTTTAACTATTAAAAAAAGTTTGAAGGAATTTAAGaagtaaaaaataataaaaaaattgcATGGCTGGGGGGGAGCTAGTAGGTGTAATCAAATAATTTGATAATAAATGGGTTCAATGAATTAGTAGTTCTGTTTGATATGTCCGGTTGAGAGAGACGGTTCAAAATTTGTTGCGTAAGTGTGTGTAAAATCAATCAGTAAGGGGAGAAAAAACAAGTGGACAAAATTAAAAGGGGG carries:
- the LOC141693310 gene encoding putative inactive cadmium/zinc-transporting ATPase HMA3 → MDNDKVEKSYLYVSGICCNSEIPLIEKLLKQLEGVVEVTVIVPSKTVIVLHHSLHISQLQIVNALNKSGLEASVKDKAGGGESNKKKNKNKKRWPSPFVVGSGLMVVLTFILQHIYHPLRYLGLAAVALAIFPIFFKAVAALRNCNLTNINILVLITVAGSIVLKDYLEAGTIVFLFTFAQWLESKASHRATSAMSSLANIVPQTAVIAETGERVNADQVQLNTILSIKPGDVIPIDGVVVQGNCDVDEKTLTGESFPVSKQIDSTVWAGTINLNGYLSVKTTALAEDSVVARMANLVEEAQKNKSKTQRIVDKCTKYYTPLIIAIALCLVIVPSAIRAHDLSEWYRLALVVLVSACPCALVLSTPVAAFCALSNAAKSGLLVKGAEHLETLAKVKIMAFDKTGTITTGEFVVADFKPLLQDDNITLHKLLYWVASIESKSSHPMAEALVEYAKSNSVEPKPDDVEEFHNFPGEGICGKIDGKDIYVGNKRIAIRAGCATLPIIGDDEMEGKSIGYIFSGSSLAGIFSLSDVCRTGVKEAIQELKSMGIKSAMLTGDHQAAAKHAQDQIGGALELVHAELLPEDKARIIKDFQHESATAMIGDGLNDAAALATADIGISMGISGSALAMETGNIILMSNDIRKIPQAVRLARKTKVKILENIFLSIITKTAIVVLAIMGHPLVWAAVLADAGTCLLVICNSMLLLAHEDNHGKGCFKSSIFAHKRRNAHSHKHCCSSTKPVKKHVHKRCSSQSHSKAVSSVSCGINRKTSLAKDQGCCKLDAHQTRGVQHNVAISESKSPCHQHCCSANQVETKCIPHLNSPKHQCGSMSPKSCGEIKPLSKSAETDGCCEYDDRLEKVEHVKHVNHGCCEQGDKYEEETQTNHGICDIVHSHEEEKCIDSVARGHGCCSTNHSEHEPKPCKTIKHTSHCHHQESSTISHERLDDDHRPISSPGADRHTNEHAKDYVTEDELKSIVNSCCGHHSTDEAGCTSASSVSYPSIKVKHVRGCCKTFRKECCGQEGVLGVVRLSEIVIE